One window from the genome of Jeotgalibacillus haloalkalitolerans encodes:
- a CDS encoding CtsR family transcriptional regulator, protein MKNISDVIENYLKEVLEKSGSEIVEIKRSEIAERFQCVPSQINYVMKTRFTIESGYVVESKRGGGGYIRIIKVKSHDHAHLIDQILDILQPAVSQAAAESVVFRLIDEGVISKREAKLMLSAMDRSTLNVPLPVRDEVRGRILTAMLTVLKYQ, encoded by the coding sequence GTGAAAAATATTTCGGATGTGATTGAAAACTATTTAAAAGAGGTTTTAGAAAAGAGCGGCAGTGAAATAGTGGAGATAAAGCGGAGTGAGATTGCTGAGCGCTTCCAGTGTGTGCCCTCTCAGATTAATTATGTAATGAAAACCCGCTTTACGATTGAAAGTGGCTATGTTGTGGAGAGTAAGCGTGGCGGTGGAGGGTATATACGTATTATAAAAGTAAAAAGTCATGATCATGCGCATTTAATTGATCAGATTTTAGATATTCTTCAGCCGGCGGTTTCACAGGCTGCTGCTGAGAGTGTGGTTTTCAGATTAATTGATGAAGGTGTGATTTCCAAACGGGAAGCGAAGCTGATGCTGAGTGCGATGGACCGGTCCACGTTGAATGTGCCTCTGCCTGTAAGGGATGAGGTGCGGGGCCGGATCCTGACTGCTATGCTGACTGTTTTAAAATATCAATAA